A region from the Aquimarina sp. ERC-38 genome encodes:
- a CDS encoding pyridoxal phosphate-dependent decarboxylase family protein, producing MQVSTQSHFIQDQKLDHFFNQKTKFKYDYYIEKTMQYLSGFLDNSSFYSGASASQLNSKKKSLSFSNDETCSIEDALEQIKDLYLDHAISFQHPRYVAHLNCPVVLPALVGDLIASSVNTAVETWDQSTSATLIEQEVIRWICDKMNLPKSADGVFTSGGTQSNFMALLLARDHYAFTYFGLNLKENGWSDVVSKFRFFCSEKAHFSLKKNAALLGMGYKAIITVATDEKMKMKPEALVQAIEREKQLGNIAIGVAATAGTTDFGSFDPLQTIAKIAKEYNIWYHIDGAYGGGYILSETHKHLLDGTALADSITIDFHKTMFQPVCSSAFLVGDTQNFKYISHYADYLNPLEHRNEDCPNLIEKSIQTTRRFDALKLWFTLKMTGEKQLGSFLEKVHYLALDLYHSIKDDTCFEIVLKPELSTLVFRYKNYEHQHNSKLDRINLHIKNKLFATGQASIASTKLDGNIFLKFTLLNPTSTIEDLLEIIYLIKETANEYKIQNEKAYAH from the coding sequence TTAATCAAAAAACAAAGTTTAAATACGATTACTACATAGAAAAAACAATGCAGTATTTGTCCGGTTTCCTGGATAATTCTTCTTTTTATAGTGGTGCTTCTGCTTCTCAATTAAATAGTAAAAAGAAATCTTTATCCTTTTCAAATGATGAAACTTGTTCTATTGAAGATGCTTTAGAACAAATCAAAGACTTGTATTTGGATCATGCTATTTCGTTTCAACACCCACGATATGTAGCACACTTAAATTGTCCGGTAGTTTTACCCGCTTTAGTAGGTGATTTGATTGCTTCATCAGTTAATACGGCGGTAGAAACCTGGGATCAGAGCACTTCGGCTACTTTAATTGAGCAAGAAGTAATTCGTTGGATTTGTGATAAAATGAACTTACCAAAATCAGCAGATGGTGTCTTTACCAGCGGGGGTACGCAATCCAATTTTATGGCGCTACTATTGGCTCGTGATCATTATGCCTTTACCTATTTCGGTTTAAATTTAAAAGAAAACGGTTGGTCGGACGTGGTCAGTAAATTCCGGTTTTTCTGTTCGGAGAAGGCACATTTTAGTCTGAAAAAGAATGCAGCTCTTCTTGGCATGGGGTATAAAGCTATTATTACCGTAGCTACAGATGAAAAAATGAAGATGAAACCTGAAGCTTTGGTGCAAGCCATTGAAAGAGAAAAACAATTAGGTAATATTGCGATTGGGGTAGCAGCTACTGCCGGGACTACGGATTTTGGAAGCTTTGACCCACTTCAAACCATTGCTAAAATTGCCAAAGAATACAATATTTGGTATCACATTGACGGGGCTTACGGTGGAGGCTATATTTTATCTGAAACTCACAAACATCTATTAGACGGAACAGCTTTAGCGGATTCAATTACCATTGACTTCCACAAAACTATGTTTCAACCGGTTTGTTCCAGTGCTTTTTTAGTGGGTGATACTCAAAATTTTAAATATATTTCACATTATGCGGATTACTTAAATCCATTAGAACACCGAAATGAAGATTGCCCGAACCTGATTGAAAAATCCATACAAACCACCCGACGTTTTGATGCCCTTAAACTTTGGTTTACCTTAAAAATGACCGGGGAAAAGCAATTAGGTTCTTTTTTAGAAAAAGTACACTACCTGGCATTAGATTTATATCACAGTATTAAAGATGATACTTGTTTTGAAATCGTTCTTAAACCTGAACTAAGTACCCTGGTTTTTCGATATAAAAATTATGAACATCAACACAATTCAAAGCTTGACCGTATTAATTTACACATTAAAAATAAATTATTCGCTACAGGGCAAGCTTCTATTGCAAGTACCAAATTGGATGGGAATATTTTTTTAAAATTTACACTTTTGAACCCTACAAGTACCATTGAAGATCTTCTGGAAATCATCTACCTAATTAAAGAAACCGCTAACGAATATAAAATTCAAAATGAAAAAGCATATGCACACTAA
- a CDS encoding lysine N(6)-hydroxylase/L-ornithine N(5)-oxygenase family protein, translating to MHTKEVLDYIGIGVGPMNLGMACLAKPIENLSGLFFDKIENFNWHAGMLLEGTTLQIPFMADLVTLADPTSEFSFLNYVKEQGRIYSFYIRENFLLLREEYNQYCQWAIQKLNNIHFQTEVVKTCYLKAKDCYEVIVRHTKSYEEKTYRTKKLILGTGTQPYIPAGFRNLNEHAVHSSSYLSQKEALQSKKRITVVGSGQSAAEVFYDLLQDIDIRGYELNWITRSPRFFPLEYSKLTLEMTSPEYVDYFYNLPEAKRDDLIHNQKHLYKGINQELIANIYDLMYTKNVSNQVKINLRTNSEITEAEYDKVLDTFYLNIYQKEQEKAYQHQTEGLILATGYHYQMPKFMKGINDQILWDQKGRYQVQRNYSIDKNKNAVFVQNAELHTHGFVTPDLGMASYRNSYILREITGKDHYKIEKQIAFQQFGVGKEEKIAISQAHT from the coding sequence ATGCACACTAAAGAAGTATTGGATTATATCGGTATTGGTGTAGGCCCAATGAATTTAGGCATGGCTTGCCTTGCTAAGCCTATTGAAAACTTAAGCGGGCTATTCTTTGATAAAATAGAAAATTTTAACTGGCATGCAGGAATGTTGCTTGAAGGAACTACGCTTCAGATTCCATTTATGGCGGATTTAGTGACTTTAGCCGATCCGACCAGTGAATTCAGCTTTCTAAATTATGTCAAAGAACAAGGACGTATTTATTCGTTTTACATCCGTGAAAATTTCCTATTGTTACGTGAAGAATACAATCAGTACTGCCAATGGGCAATTCAAAAATTAAACAACATTCATTTTCAAACCGAAGTCGTAAAAACTTGCTACCTAAAAGCCAAAGATTGTTATGAAGTCATTGTTAGACATACCAAATCTTATGAAGAAAAAACTTATAGAACTAAAAAATTGATATTGGGTACCGGAACGCAACCCTATATCCCAGCTGGGTTTCGAAATTTAAATGAGCATGCGGTACATTCTTCTTCGTATTTATCCCAAAAAGAAGCATTACAAAGTAAAAAAAGAATTACCGTAGTAGGTAGCGGACAAAGCGCTGCTGAAGTATTTTATGACTTGCTACAGGATATTGATATTAGAGGTTACGAATTAAATTGGATTACCCGTTCGCCCCGATTTTTCCCGTTAGAGTATTCAAAACTTACCTTAGAAATGACCTCACCAGAATACGTAGACTATTTCTATAACCTACCGGAAGCAAAACGAGATGACCTGATCCACAATCAAAAACATCTATACAAGGGTATTAACCAGGAATTAATTGCCAACATTTACGATTTAATGTACACTAAAAATGTATCAAACCAGGTAAAAATCAACTTACGCACCAATTCTGAAATAACCGAAGCCGAATACGATAAAGTTTTGGATACTTTTTACCTAAACATTTATCAAAAGGAACAGGAAAAAGCCTATCAGCACCAGACAGAAGGCTTAATCCTGGCAACTGGATACCACTATCAAATGCCGAAATTTATGAAAGGGATTAACGATCAAATACTATGGGATCAAAAAGGCAGGTACCAGGTACAACGTAATTACAGTATCGATAAAAATAAAAACGCGGTTTTTGTACAAAATGCTGAATTACATACTCACGGGTTTGTAACCCCGGATTTAGGTATGGCAAGCTAC